Genomic DNA from Emys orbicularis isolate rEmyOrb1 chromosome 18, rEmyOrb1.hap1, whole genome shotgun sequence:
CTGTCACATGAGTGAGTCAAATCAGGGCACCAGATGAAAGCAAGCTCCCGTTATGGGGTTAGCTgtggctgctgggtgacctccccCATCGCATGTCGGTGCGGTCTGTCTCTTCTCCCAGGGGCAGGACTTTATATTTGTTAGGCGTGATTCTCCCCTAGTCGCCTGCAGCCCCCATACCCAGATCTCTCCAGGTCACACTGCAGTTCGGCCCCATCTTCTTGTGCCTTTGTcagggcgctggaacaatttgaaggtgggggtgctgaaagccattgccCAGAACTGTATGAGGGAAGCCAGCATTCCTCTATTATTGCTCCAAGCCAGGGGGTGTTGCCACACCCCCAGCGTCACTAGGTCCAGCACTCCTGGCCTTTGTCCGCTAACGCCTGCAAACCTCATCGGTGCTGAATTCACACCTGAGAGGcacctggctgggggcagagaagggaatgggagtttctgattttctttttttaatggaaccTACAATGGTCCTGGGCTGTGGCCAGCAAGGACTGTCCAGGCTTGGAGACGGACAGGTGCCTTCCTATTGTGCTGGCAGCCGTTTCACGGACTGCCTGCAAGTGCTCGGAAGAGTCCAAGTGTCACTGCTCTAGACCGTAGCCTGAAGCAGCCTGGGTGAAGCAAGTTCCTGAGCCAGTTGCCCTCTTAGGCTGGGGCAGGCTATGGGCGTACCGTCGGCTTGGACAAGCGTGTGGGGGAGTTAGCTTTGTAAACCTTCCCACCCCTCTCTCGGTGCTCCTGGATCTCAATGTCTCGTAGATGTCCTTTCTCTCAGAGCTCCTGTTTCGttgtctccttccctcccagccatgcaggAGGTACAGCCCTCCCTGGGGAAATCTGTTCGTCTCTTCTGCTCCGGAGATTGGAATCCAGAATCCGCACCCCCAAGCACAGAACACCTGGACCCCTTCCTGGAGATGGCTCCTCGGCACCTGCCAAGCCCCCCAAAGAAGGGTTTCCTAGGTATGTCCCATGTTATGAAGTGTGCAGAGGGAGAGTGGGTTATTGTGCCTCTGAGTCTTTGTGCTGTTCCCATGTGTCATCCAGCAATGGCCATGGATAATCCCGGGGGTGGAAACAGCTGGGGTGAAACAAATCCAGCCACGCCCATGTAAGCGGCAGAGAGATGGAGCGCGTGTAACTCCCCAGTCTGCTGACGTGTGACTCTTCTGCACCAAGCTCTGGGAAGCTGTTGCTCAACCCTGGCTTGCTGTTGTGCAAGCCGGGCTGAGCTGAGCACCCGTGCACTGACCtctttggaggtctcccatcAAAGTATTTCCCAGCCTGAACCTGCTTAGCTTAGCGAAGAGCCCGGCACGctcttggtgctgtacaaataacGAGGCCGGCTTGGGCGAGCGGACTCGATGGCAGCCCGAGGTGGGGTGGCCGTAGCCAACGGGCAGGGAGCGAGTGCGTGTTCAGTTGCCTGGCTTGATCCAGCACGCTGGCCCTTCTGGCTCCTCGGGAAAGAGCGGGTTGTGAGATGCTGCTGTGATGCTGaatcctctctctgcctcccccgcTTGCCCTCCAGATAAACTCTTCTACATCTACACCTCTGGCACGACGGGGATGCCCAAGGCAGCCATCGTGGTCAATTGCAGGTAagggggggctgagcaggggcaggCCGTTGCTGGGTGcaaggggaatgggggtgggatcTGGACCCTGCTAGCAGTGGAAGGCTCTGCTGGGCTGTTGCTCTGGCATGGCTACTGATGCACCCACTTCTCCTGCCCCAGGTACTACCGCATGGCATCCCTGGTGTATTACGGATTCCGCATGAGGCCAGATGACGTGATGTACGACTGCCTCCCTCTCTACCATGCGGCAGGTATCTGAGCCCCTGCTCACGCGTCTCCCTGCCCAAGCCTCTGTAGCCCGTCTCCTTGCCCGTGATGTCGGCAGACTCACAgtccaggggctgctgcagtgacTGTCGTTACATAACCGCCAGCTGCTCTGTGCTGAGGAGGGGCTCGCCCGTCTGTCCCCACTGGATCAGTGTGAAGGACTGGGGTCTTCACAAGGTCCATGGTAGCCACTTTGCAGTACTGGGAGCCCAGGACAAGGCAGCTAGTGGTTAGATCAGGAAACTggtagtacagacccctgggatcTGTTTCTGGCTCGTTACTGGCTCcctgggtgaccatgggcaagtcacttttcctcagtttccccatatataaaatgggGTGACGATGCACACCTTCCTCTGTAAGGTGCTTAGAGACCTAAGTGAGGGTATTGAGGGGGCCCATTAGCACCACTAGTGATGGTGACTTTGGGAAATGGGCACCTCCCACTAAGAACCTACCTGAGTCCCTCCAGCTCCATCAAACAGCCCTGGGATAGAGACACCTTCTGGTGCCTACTGGAtcctgggctggattcaaaccagaTGCCTCAAGGTGAAAGGCTCCATGTCCCCAAGCCAGCCTGTCCTGTTTTTGGGATCAGCCACCCTCTCCCGAGAGGCGGCAGGTTAATGGTTTCCCCTTCGCTCCCCTCTCACCCAGGTAACATTGTTGGGATTGGCCAGTGCCTCCTCCAGGGGATGACTGTGGTGATCCGCAAGAAGTTCTCAGCCTCTCACTTCTGGGATGACTGTGTGAAGTACAACTGTACGGTGAggcagtgggggtgcaggggcctCGCGGTGGgacgggggggtgcagggggaagagCTGGCCGAGGAACCCCGAGAATCAGCAACTTGCTGAGAATCCTGGGAGTTGGCAGCGGGGCCCTTGGGTGTCTTGAAACCGAGGCTTTGGCTGGCTGTTTCCTGTGGAGATCACTGTCAGTGCCGCTGGGTCTGATGAGGGACAATAGCTTTCGCCCCAGACACctgctgtgctaggcgctgtacaaacacagaacaaaagctgGTCCCTGCTGCAAGGAGCTTACAAACCAAGTAGTTCCATGTCCTTTCCTTGCTCCTGTTCTTTGTTGTATCATGCTCCGGAGGGCAGCCAGGGTGTTGCCTCCTGCAAGCAAAACAGGGAATGCCAGACCGGTTATTCCAACTTACGAGGCGGCAGCCCGCTAGGTGGGAGGCACAGAATTAgcaagcaggactcctgggttccattcttggctctgctactgactcaccgggtgaccttgggcaagtctcttccccAACTGTCCCTCCCCATCTGTATAACGGGGCTATTAACACCCGGCTGGCTCCTGGGGGCTCGTCAGGGTTGACGCTGCTCAAGTACTCTGCGGTCCCTGGGTGGAGGGTGCTGTGGAAGGGCGCAGTGTGCCATgtctcccttcccctctgcagATTGTCCAGTACATCGGGGAGATCTGCCGCTACCTCCTGAACCAGCCGTCCCAGGAGGTGGAGCGGCGGCACCACGTGCGCATGGCGCTTGGGAACGGGCTGCGGATGTCTATCTGGAAGGAATTCATCTCCCGCTTCGGGATCCCCCAAATCGCCGAGTTCTACGGTGCCACCGAGTGCAACTGCAGCCTGGGCAACTTCGACAACAACGTACGGCCCCGTCTGCTGTCTGTGTCCTTCCGCCAGCCGCTGCGgcgtctccccaccccctgcagcccggtcctccctccccccccggctgcCGAGGGCGACCGTGATGTCTCATGCAGACACATGGCCTCAGTGCTCCTGGTGGGATGGTTCATGCGCTCCATGCCCGGAGAGCTGGCAGAGCAGGCCATGGTGAGGGGCTAGGGATGGAGCAGACTTGGGAGGGGATGTCGGGAGACACCGCTTCTGATCCCGGGAGAGGACTGAGCTGGGTAAGCATCCCTCTGCGGGGCAGGTGTGAGGCCCCTCCGCTGACGTTGGCAGGGAGCCCTGAGTGACCTTGGGAAGGCAGCAGATTGTGTctggtctctggggtggggatggggtagcTCCCGCATGCCCTGGGCAATCCCTTTGGCTGGCAGCTGGGGCGATAGGAGGGAAGCGAGGGTGAGGGCAGAGGACTTCCAGCTGCCATTGGGCTATGTCTCTGCGTTCTCTCGATTCCAGGTTGGTTCCTGTGGCTTTAACAGCAGGATCCTGCCTGGGATTTACCCTGTCACCTTGGTGAGGGTGGACGAAGACACCATGGAGCTGATCCGTGGGCCGGATGGACTCTGCATCCCCTGTAAACCAGGTGAAGGGGGATGGGGTGATGCGGGGAACAGCCTCTGTCTATTGGTACTTCCCTCTGTCCCGCGTTGCATGAGCTCTGAACTAGAGATCTGATTTGTGATTAGCTGCGCAGGAGTCTCCGTTCTGACAAGCATCCAGAAGCATCCTCTGCTGTCATTGGAAACTGTTCCCCCTTTTGGTGGCTCTCTGCACCTCCAGGGCTCCAGTTCAGTAGCGACTGGACATAGTTACCAACCCACGGAGGTTGGGTGTCGGGTGTGAAGTGAGTGTGATGgttctcagcccagttcccaTGTTGCTGCTATCACTATCACAGCTGGCACTCCCTGGCCATCCTGGGGGCAGTTTCAGCGGAgagccagggactgaatgggccatggagacagggcagagagaggagcTCAGTCGGAGGTCCCTTTGGGTCAGGGTTGAGCTCCGTTGAGAGGGCAGCGTGAGGGAAGCTTGCTGAGGTAAACTGGACACTGGTGTGCTAAGAGATGTTTGTACAATAGAGCCCCTGTGTCCTCCCTAAAGCATCTCCTCTTCCCGCAGAGACAGGACGCGTGCACGCCATGCGGGGCTGGCAATCGCTGTGTACTCTTGTCTCTGATACAGCAGAATGGCAGGGACTGAGCATATCCCTCACTCTCTCTGCCCGCAGGGGAGCCGGGACAGCTGGTCGGACGCATCATCCAGAGTGACCCTCTGCTGCACTTCGACGGGTACCTGAACCAGTCAGCCACCAGCAAGAAGATCGCCCATGACGTGTTCGCCAAGGGGGACTTGACGTATCTTACCGGTGAGGGCCCTTATCCCCTAGCTGCAGAGGGTGCACCCCGAGAGGAGGGGGTTGACGCTGACAGGTTCACTTGGTCTCCAGGGTCGCCTTGCTAGTCCCAGAAAGGCCTTTGGTCAATCCTCTGCTTGCTGTCCCTATCCATACCTGGCGGTCTCGCTCAATCACACTTCCAGAGCCTCCCATCTGCCCTCTCTAACCACTTTGCAAACAGGAATTAAGAATCCCAACCGCACTCCCTGACCCAAGAACTGGGGCGGGATACTTTATCCTTTTGAGACCCTGAGGGGAAGTGAttttgtccaaggtcacctaACGAATCCAGTGGCAGGGTCTTGGTATATTGTTACGCCCAGGTTGTTGCTTTAACTACTTGATCATGCTTCCTTCCACTGCTCCGCACAGCccaagagccaggactcctgggttctaatcccagctctgcccacgACTCCTGGCGGgcaggtcacttcccctctctgtggccCCAGTCCCCAGCTGTTGAATGGCGCTAACAATCTGACCTGCCTCAGGCTGGGGGATAGTGAGGCCTGGCTGGAGGGCACTCTAGAAGAGCAGAGTGTTACGGTGACTCCGACCCTGGGAGCCTGTAGGCTCCTCTGACTTCCTCCGGCTCCCGCAGGAGACGTGCTGATGATGGATGAATATGGCTACATGTACTTCCGGGACCGCACCGGGGACACCTTCCGTTGGAAGGGCGAGAATGTCTCCACGACAGAGGTGGAGGGGACTCTGAGCCGCATCCTCCACATGACAGACGTTGTCGTCTACGGGGTGGAGGTGCCAGGTAACCAGGGCTGAGGGGAGCGGCCCTCTGCTCTTACCAGCCTTCCTTTGTCCTAAGTTCGGGGGTGATGGCCCTTCATCCCTTTGGCACTTGGTGCCTGGGCCCTGGTCTCCATCCTGAGAGTCTCATTGTTTATCCTGCTgcatgggagagggaggaggaaaggtCAGGATTGGGATGCAGAACCTCCCATCTTTAGGCCGTGGTGCATGAAACACTTTAGGTGAGAGTTTCCAGTCGATCTGGTTTGCCTgggtgtaaatgacaacacaaggtgcagggcagagccaACCCCATTCTCGCTAACCTCTGGAGTTAACTCAGCCAAAGGCAGCTCTAATGGGATGAGGTGGCCACTGGGTATTGCTGGTATCTTGGCTTGTAGGGCAACGGCGTCCAGCCAAAGCCAGTGCAGCAGTCCTGAGAGATTGGGGCTTTCCTGGATGTGTGTTCAACCAGGGGCTGATGCCGGAGACGCTGGCAAGGGGGTCGCTGTTGGGGGCT
This window encodes:
- the SLC27A4 gene encoding long-chain fatty acid transport protein 4, with product MLRVAALTALFVLFRLVLKLSWVQVIPALFIFYLGSGGWKFLRIVFKTIRRDVTTGLVLLRVKWQVWRHLRGKNTIPKIFQETVRKHPEKTALIFQGTGESWTFRQLDEYSNQVANYLYEQGFRSGDVVALFMESRNQYVGLWLGMAKIGVEAALVNSHLRMEALLHCINISSSKAVVFGAEMMEAMQEVQPSLGKSVRLFCSGDWNPESAPPSTEHLDPFLEMAPRHLPSPPKKGFLDKLFYIYTSGTTGMPKAAIVVNCRYYRMASLVYYGFRMRPDDVMYDCLPLYHAAGNIVGIGQCLLQGMTVVIRKKFSASHFWDDCVKYNCTIVQYIGEICRYLLNQPSQEVERRHHVRMALGNGLRMSIWKEFISRFGIPQIAEFYGATECNCSLGNFDNNVGSCGFNSRILPGIYPVTLVRVDEDTMELIRGPDGLCIPCKPGEPGQLVGRIIQSDPLLHFDGYLNQSATSKKIAHDVFAKGDLTYLTGDVLMMDEYGYMYFRDRTGDTFRWKGENVSTTEVEGTLSRILHMTDVVVYGVEVPGTEGKAGMAAIADPKNSCNLESFANELKKALPLYARPVFLRVLPEVHKTSTYKFQKMELRRDGFDPAVVKDKLYFLDSRQGCYLPLDMEAFRRIQSGQQKL